Genomic segment of candidate division WOR-3 bacterium:
CGCCGCATAGTCGGCACCCGAGAAGCTGGAGATGTAGAGGATCGCCTTGTTGATGGGCAGCGGTTTCTTCGGACCCACGAACCGCGTCGCCAGCTGGTTTCCGGCCGCAACCCAGGAGATGGCGTTGTCAAACGTCCCGTCGTTGTAGGTCAGACACTCAGAACCCCACTCCGTCACCTTGACGCGGTTGAACTGCGCGTCATTGGCCGGGTTCTGGTCGCCGGGATTCTCGGCCCGAATCGTGTCGCGGTAGATCGCGTCCACCGCCGAAGGAACCCAGCCCGGGAAGTCAACCGTGTCTATCTGGTTGGGGGCGAGGCTGACGGTGCGAATCGAGTCGTAGACGATCGTGCCGCTGACGCTGTCGCGCATGCGGCAGCGGATGGGCACGTTGTTCTGGGCAGCGGTGCCCCAGTTCCTGACTATGGCCCGCGGCCAGAGCGTGTCGCCGAAGGCGTAGAACGGGTCAATCGGCGCAAGAATCTGCGACACGCCGATATCATTGCTGACCACCATGTCACCCTGCAGGAGCACGTTGTCGACATTCCACCAGTTGATGTTGTAGATGTCGCCGGTCCCGCGCCAGCGGATCCTGACCTGGGACTGACCCGCGGCCCATGAGTTGATGTTGAAAACCTCGGTCCCGGTGTAGCTCGAGTTGTTGTAGTTGCGGATGGTGATGGGCCAGGTTGAGCCGCCGTTGGTTGACCCTTCGATGACCGCGGTGTAGCCGCCGCCGAAGTAGTCGTATTGAACGTACGCCGTCAGCGTGATATTGGTGTAGCCAGCGCAGTTGACGGTCGGTGAAACGAGAGTATCTCGCTGGCCGTAGTCGTACGGATACCAGTAGAGCCTCGCGTATCCGCCGCCGTTGTACCAGTCATTGGCGTCCGGGCCCGCCCCGGTCCAGCCGATTATCCAGCCGGTCGGCGGGCTGGTTGAGGTCCACGAGCCGCTGAAGTCCTGGGTCAGCAGGACTGCGTCCTGCTCTCCCACCGGCATCGGCGGAGTCTGGAAGTTCTGCGGCGCCTCGGCGCGCACACCCGAGGTGGGCACGACGGTCGCCGTGTTCGACGCCCAGCCAAGACCGCTGAGCAGAAGCAAGGCCAGTACCAGAGTAGCTGCCTTGTTCAAAGCTGCCTCCTTTTTTGGGGTGGTACAAAAATGAATCCCCGTGCCGCATCGGCACCACCCAGAGGCCGATTGCGTCGGAGTTACGGCAGTCATGCCAGACCGGCTACCGTGCTTCAGTGTACGCCCCCCCCTTCCCGGTGTCAAGCAGAGAATCGACGCCCGGGATCGCTACTCGCGACGGCTCGACCGAAAAACGGACCGGGGGGCGAAGCCCCCCGGTGAAAGACGCGAACTTGCCGGCTCAGTCGGTCACTACTGCCCGGGCCGTGCCGTTTCTCGCCTTCACGAAGTAGGCACCGGTCGGCAGCGGCAGGAAGTTCAGGCCTTTGGTCGCGGCCTGGCTCAATACCGTTCTTCCCGCGGCGTCGAACACCGACACGCGGACGTCGGCATCGGAGTGGAGAGCGATGCCGAGACGGCTCGGATTAGACAGCACCCGGAGCCCGGCGCGCTTGACCGCCGGCACTCTGCCCTCGGCCACGCCCGGTATCAACGGAATGCCCCCGTCGGTGGTCTTCAGAATCACGCCGTTGTTGCCGCAGGCGTACCCGGTATCCGCCTGCCCGACAGGGAAGCAGATACCGAACATGTCGTCGGTGACCGGAACCGTTGTCCTGTAGAAGTCAACGAACGGAGTGGTCTGAACCAGCCTCTGGATGGTTCCGCCGCTCCCGCAAACGTACGCCACCGTCGTAGTGGGCATGTCAACTCCGTTGAAAACCGTCGTGGGCCAGAACCGCACGGAATCCCACAGGGTCGCGCCGCCGTCATCGGTGTAGCGGATAAGGCCGCCGAGCGAGTCGTTGCCGATAAGGCAACCATAGTTCGGGTCACTGGGTGCGAAGGCTGCGGCCACCATGTCCGCTACCGTCTGTGGTCCCTGCGGGGACGCGGTGGCAAATCCGTCCGTGGTCCCGTAGACCATGCCGCCTTTGCCGAGGGCCACGCCGATCAGGTCCGTCGCCATGCCGCAACTGGTTGACCAGCTCATGGCGCCGCCCACGCTTACATCTGCCCAGCTGCTCCCGCCGTCAGT
This window contains:
- a CDS encoding T9SS type A sorting domain-containing protein, which gives rise to MHPVWLTSSAHSLPSAQGGRGKCCVGTMEAAGNKKSHTNQRADRGGRMSVGSRRNAVVIGSLLLLCSLGFGGWTALSTGSAAQLTSIHFPTGTTVGYAVGSDPAGGATILKTADGGVTWTPQSAPVLNGLNSVYFTSDDNGYAVGIVGTGIRTTDGGATWTTMTIPGTDILNYISFPDNGQIGYIGVHPRTQAGKVIKTTDGGSSWADVSVGGAMSWSTSCGMATDLIGVALGKGGMVYGTTDGFATASPQGPQTVADMVAAAFAPSDPNYGCLIGNDSLGGLIRYTDDGGATLWDSVRFWPTTVFNGVDMPTTTVAYVCGSGGTIQRLVQTTPFVDFYRTTVPVTDDMFGICFPVGQADTGYACGNNGVILKTTDGGIPLIPGVAEGRVPAVKRAGLRVLSNPSRLGIALHSDADVRVSVFDAAGRTVLSQAATKGLNFLPLPTGAYFVKARNGTARAVVTD